CTTTCATCAGCATCTTATCGATTTCACCCGTTTCCTCCCCGATGCTAATCATCTGGATCGCCATAATCGGGAAAACCTTCTCGCGTTGAAGGGCAATACTAATCATGCCTCCAGTCTGAATTTCTTTGCGAGCCTCGTCGATAGCATTGGCCACTACTTGGTTGCCAGAAGTATCACGCACAATCTCCAGAGAAGTTAAAATTGGCACTCCAGAACGGGTCAGTGCTCCAAAGGTGCGGCAAAAGCGAGCTGTTGCCGACTTCTGAACCAGATCACCAAACAGAGGCAATTTAAGGGCTAGTCCATCAATCTGTACACGTCCGGGTGGTGTTTTGTAATAGGCATCAAATGCAAACTTTGCTAATGCCAGCGCACCAAGGAGCATGAACATCTTAGGTGGACTCCGCAGGAATTCGCTAATTGCCAGCATCGCCTGGGTAAATGCTGGCAGTTCAGTGCCCAACTCCTTAAAAATTGCTGCAAAGGTTGGAATTAGAAACACAGTCATGCCAACAAAAATCAGTAGAGCCAGAACTGTCACCACAGTTGGGTATGACATGGCTGATTTAATCTGATTCTGTAAACGAGCTGTATCTTCCAACAGCTTTGCTAATCGACTTAATACCTCATCTAGCACACCACCAACCTCGCCAGCCTGAACCATACTGACGTAAAGATTGTCAAAACAGGCGGGGTGCTTCCGCATAGCCTCAGAAAGATTAACCCCTTGCTGAACATCACTACTAATTTCCGTCAAAGCAAGCTTTAGTTTGGGGTTAACGCACTGTTCAGCAAGCACGCCTAAACCTCTAACCATCGCTACGCCAGCGTTGACCAGAGCAGCAAACTGTCGAGAGAAGACAGCTTTGTCCTTAACGGTTACGCTAGAGAGTGATGCTTCAATTTGCTTAATACTCAAGTCTTTGAGGCTAAAGCTTTTGGCCTGTTTGATTTCTTGGACAACAAAGCCCTTATCTCGCAGGATGGTACGTGCTTCTGCTAAGGACTCAGCAGGTACCCGCTGCTTACGAACCGCCCCTCTCGAATCACGAACACTAGCGACAAATGTTGGCATGACTACCTCCAAGAAATCATTAGCTGGGATGAGAATAAGCTAGCAAACCATTGGCTGCGACTACCGCATTCCCTTGGCAGCAACCGGGGAACCACCAATTAACCGTTGTAACTCGTCTGGTCTAGATGTTTTAGAAACAGCCGCTTCAAACGATATAATGCCCTGCTTGTAGTAATCAGCCAGCACCTTCTCTAGGGTTTGCATACCCAAGCTACCACCAGTCTGAATAGCAGAGTAAATTTGAGCTGTCTTGCCTTCCCGAATTAGGTTAGCAATTGCAGGTGTCACAATCATGATTTCCTGCGCTAGCTGTCGGCCAAATTCTCCTGGTTTCGGATTTTTCTTGGGTACTAGGGTTTGGCTAAAGACAGCAACCAGCGAGTTAGAGAGTTGGACTCTCACCTGAGTTTGACGATCGGCTGGGAACACGTCAATAATACGGTCAACTGTCTGAGCAGCAGAACTGGTGTGCAAGGTGCCGAATACTAAGTGTCCAGTTTCAGCCGCAGAAATTGCCAGAGAAATAGTTTCTAAGTCACGCATTTCACCCACAAGGATGATGTCAGGGTCTTCCCTTAAAGCCGC
This genomic interval from Cyanobacteriota bacterium contains the following:
- a CDS encoding ATPase, T2SS/T4P/T4SS family → AIIDLINRTRSEHILTIEDPIEFVYEPIKSLIHQRQLHEDTKSFANALRAALREDPDIILVGEMRDLETISLAISAAETGHLVFGTLHTSSAAQTVDRIIDVFPADRQTQVRVQLSNSLVAVFSQTLVPKKNPKPGEFGRQLAQEIMIVTPAIANLIREGKTAQIYSAIQTGGSLGMQTLEKVLADYYKQGIISFEAAVSKTSRPDELQRLIGGSPVAAKGMR
- a CDS encoding type II secretion system F family protein; translation: MPTFVASVRDSRGAVRKQRVPAESLAEARTILRDKGFVVQEIKQAKSFSLKDLSIKQIEASLSSVTVKDKAVFSRQFAALVNAGVAMVRGLGVLAEQCVNPKLKLALTEISSDVQQGVNLSEAMRKHPACFDNLYVSMVQAGEVGGVLDEVLSRLAKLLEDTARLQNQIKSAMSYPTVVTVLALLIFVGMTVFLIPTFAAIFKELGTELPAFTQAMLAISEFLRSPPKMFMLLGALALAKFAFDAYYKTPPGRVQIDGLALKLPLFGDLVQKSATARFCRTFGALTRSGVPILTSLEIVRDTSGNQVVANAIDEARKEIQTGGMISIALQREKVFPIMAIQMISIGEETGEIDKMLMKVADFYEDEVEQAVKALTSIMEPIMIVFLGGMVGSILLAMYLPMFKVFESIG